The Bernardetia litoralis DSM 6794 genome includes a window with the following:
- a CDS encoding trypsin-like peptidase domain-containing protein produces MYQTIEIYKEVVIQIATPKGSGTGFYLRNHNIIVTNHHVIEGCAEVSISGKNVPKQLAEVCFTDTRLDLAFLVAPNLEMPTINYSQEILRDGETIVAIGHPYGLKYTTTQGIISKAKRLHNGINYIQVDAAINPGNSGGPLVDNAGRVIGVNTFIHREGNDLGFALPSNYLEETLIDFENFGREKAVRCGSCTNVILLPKIQNSYCPSCGSKVIDFTKEIYTPIGIAHLIEELITQLGKNASLARAGANRWEMVEGSATINLTYNPESGYIFGDAYLCNLPKDNIGDTYSFLLQQNHSLKGLRFSVNGQDIILSFSIFGQYLKLQTAVDLVKNLLERADYFDNVLVNEYGATWRKQEEW; encoded by the coding sequence ATGTATCAAACCATCGAAATTTATAAAGAAGTAGTCATTCAAATTGCTACACCAAAAGGCTCTGGAACAGGGTTTTATCTTCGCAACCATAATATTATTGTTACCAATCATCACGTTATTGAAGGCTGTGCAGAGGTCTCAATAAGTGGAAAAAATGTTCCTAAACAGCTTGCAGAGGTTTGTTTTACAGATACTCGGCTAGATTTGGCTTTTTTGGTTGCTCCCAATTTAGAAATGCCTACTATCAATTATTCACAAGAAATATTGAGAGATGGAGAAACCATTGTAGCCATAGGACACCCCTACGGACTAAAATACACTACCACGCAAGGAATAATTTCGAAAGCAAAACGATTACACAATGGAATAAATTATATTCAAGTAGATGCTGCCATCAATCCTGGAAATAGTGGAGGCCCTTTGGTGGATAATGCAGGGCGAGTAATTGGAGTAAATACTTTTATTCATAGAGAAGGAAATGATTTGGGTTTTGCGCTGCCTTCCAATTATTTAGAGGAAACGCTGATTGATTTTGAGAATTTTGGAAGAGAAAAAGCTGTTCGTTGTGGTTCTTGTACTAATGTTATTTTGCTTCCCAAAATTCAAAACTCCTATTGTCCTTCTTGTGGCTCAAAAGTTATTGATTTTACAAAAGAGATTTATACACCTATCGGAATTGCTCATTTGATAGAAGAATTAATTACACAATTAGGCAAAAATGCAAGTTTGGCTCGTGCTGGTGCAAACCGTTGGGAAATGGTGGAGGGAAGCGCAACAATAAACCTTACCTACAATCCTGAAAGTGGTTATATTTTTGGCGATGCTTATTTATGTAATCTTCCAAAAGATAATATTGGAGATACGTATTCTTTTTTATTGCAGCAAAATCATTCTTTGAAAGGACTTCGTTTTAGTGTAAATGGACAAGATATAATCCTCTCTTTTTCTATTTTTGGACAATATCTAAAACTTCAAACTGCCGTAGATTTGGTAAAAAATCTTTTAGAAAGAGCCGATTATTTCGATAATGTATTAGTCAATGAATATGGTGCTACGTGGAGAAAACAAGAAGAATGGTAG